In Deltaproteobacteria bacterium HGW-Deltaproteobacteria-4, a single genomic region encodes these proteins:
- a CDS encoding mannose-1-phosphate guanyltransferase, with protein sequence MTGRFFSWRRFAAMTAKEFVQMRRDRLTFAIMLGIPLLQLILFGFAINSDPRHLPTVLRVADHGPVARAVVAAMEQSSYFRIIGSVSSEADAAKLLKNGGAQFVLTIPPGFQRQLLRSERPALLLEADASDPAAASNAVAAFRTIVERAVSRELKGPLHSLLPGDYPLEVRIQPRFNPEAITRYNIVPGLMGVVLTMTMVIVTSLAITRERERGTMEILLSTPVHPVEVMLGKILPYIVVGYLQAGTILLLAKLIFNIPILGSVPLLLIASFPFIAANLGVGLTFSTLARNQLQAAQMSFFFFLPSILLSGFMFPFRGMPVWAQTIGEILPLTHYLRIVRGIVLKGNGLAEIAPQIWPIALFLLASLGLGLLRYRRTLD encoded by the coding sequence ATGACCGGCCGGTTCTTCTCCTGGCGGCGCTTTGCGGCGATGACCGCCAAGGAGTTCGTGCAGATGCGGCGCGACCGCCTGACCTTTGCGATCATGCTCGGCATCCCCCTGCTACAGCTCATCCTCTTCGGCTTTGCTATCAACAGTGACCCGCGTCATCTGCCGACGGTGCTGCGGGTTGCCGATCACGGTCCAGTGGCCCGGGCGGTGGTGGCGGCGATGGAGCAGAGCAGCTACTTCCGGATCATCGGCAGCGTCAGCAGTGAAGCCGACGCCGCCAAACTGCTGAAAAACGGTGGCGCTCAATTTGTCCTCACCATCCCCCCCGGTTTCCAGCGTCAACTCCTGCGGAGTGAGCGCCCGGCCCTCCTGCTCGAAGCCGACGCCTCCGATCCGGCGGCGGCCAGCAACGCCGTTGCCGCCTTCCGCACCATCGTCGAACGCGCCGTCAGCCGCGAACTGAAGGGCCCGTTGCATTCCCTCCTCCCCGGTGATTATCCGCTGGAAGTCCGCATTCAGCCGCGCTTTAATCCCGAAGCGATCACCCGCTACAACATCGTCCCCGGCCTGATGGGTGTCGTTTTGACCATGACCATGGTTATTGTCACTTCCCTCGCCATCACCCGTGAACGCGAACGGGGGACGATGGAGATCCTCCTTTCTACCCCCGTCCACCCCGTCGAAGTCATGCTCGGCAAGATCCTCCCCTACATCGTCGTCGGCTATCTCCAGGCCGGAACTATCCTCCTCCTCGCCAAACTCATCTTCAATATCCCGATCCTCGGCAGCGTGCCACTGCTGCTGATCGCTTCCTTCCCCTTCATCGCCGCCAACCTCGGTGTCGGCCTGACCTTCTCGACCTTGGCGCGCAACCAGCTGCAGGCAGCACAGATGTCCTTCTTCTTCTTCCTCCCCTCGATCCTCCTCTCCGGCTTCATGTTCCCTTTCCGCGGTATGCCGGTCTGGGCGCAGACCATCGGCGAGATTCTCCCTCTCACCCATTACCTGCGGATTGTCCGCGGCATTGTGTTGAAAGGGAACGGCCTCGCCGAGATCGCCCCGCAGATCTGGCCGATTGCCCTCTTTCTGCTCGCCTCGCTGGGATTGGGTTTACTGCGCTATCGCCGGACGTTGGATTGA
- a CDS encoding multidrug ABC transporter ATP-binding protein: MNGAVVIDVQGLSKVFNGNTVVDRLSLQVGNGEIYGFLGPNGSGKTTFLRMLCGLLRPDAGQGRCLGFDVRHESDKIRPLIGYMPQRFSLYEDLSVRENLDFMARIYGVHDRKEVVSATMEKMRLTPFSERLAGALSGGWKQRLALSCALLHQPKLLLLDEPTAGIDPKARRDFWDDLYELSGAGVTTLISTHYMDEAERCHRLAYLAYGELLVTGSPGEIVAGAGLSSWTVSGDDLHTLSAALRQLPGVDQVVPFGVTLRVGGRDPALLAESLAPFQTGPQHWEESDTTLEEVFIHLMRDREVH, translated from the coding sequence ATGAACGGCGCGGTCGTCATCGACGTGCAGGGATTGAGCAAGGTCTTTAACGGCAACACCGTCGTCGACCGCCTCTCTTTGCAAGTGGGCAATGGAGAGATTTACGGATTTCTCGGTCCCAACGGCAGCGGCAAGACCACTTTTTTACGGATGCTCTGCGGTCTGCTGCGCCCCGATGCCGGCCAGGGCCGCTGCCTCGGCTTTGACGTCCGCCACGAAAGCGACAAAATCCGCCCTCTTATCGGCTACATGCCGCAGCGCTTCAGCCTCTACGAAGATTTGAGCGTCCGCGAGAACCTCGACTTCATGGCCCGCATCTACGGCGTTCACGATCGTAAAGAGGTGGTCAGCGCGACCATGGAGAAGATGCGGCTTACGCCCTTTAGCGAACGTCTTGCCGGCGCCCTCTCCGGCGGCTGGAAACAACGTCTCGCCCTGTCCTGCGCCCTCCTGCATCAGCCCAAACTCCTCCTCCTCGACGAACCGACCGCCGGCATCGACCCCAAGGCGCGTCGCGACTTCTGGGACGACCTCTACGAACTGTCGGGAGCGGGGGTGACGACCTTGATCAGCACTCACTACATGGATGAAGCCGAGCGCTGTCACCGCCTCGCCTACCTCGCTTACGGCGAACTCCTCGTCACCGGCTCGCCGGGCGAGATCGTCGCCGGTGCCGGTCTTTCTTCATGGACGGTGAGCGGCGATGATCTCCATACTCTGAGCGCAGCGTTACGCCAACTCCCCGGCGTCGATCAGGTCGTCCCCTTTGGCGTCACCCTGCGCGTCGGCGGCCGCGATCCGGCGTTGCTGGCAGAAAGTCTCGCCCCCTTCCAAACAGGGCCGCAGCACTGGGAAGAAAGTGACACCACCCTCGAAGAGGTCTTTATCCATCTCATGCGCGACCGGGAGGTGCACTGA
- a CDS encoding secretion protein HlyD encodes MQPGIITQRIAFAMMLKSRLRILLLFPALSLLILSACNRDPATSWQGYAEGEYVYVAAQRSGRLLEMAVRKGETVNAGTPLFRLDPEPEATAVAEAQQRLEQAGFRRDDLGSGERPSEIAALQAQREQARVARDLAQKELIRQESLFAENVTSRELLDRSRAAAQQTAAVVAELDARLTTARLGGRIGQRQALSAEAAALGEALRQAEWHLSQKSPTAPQSGLVFDTLFEVGELIPSGTPVVILLPETGRKARFYVPEPQLAGLHPGDKVMLRFDGGELPATISFISPQAEYTPPVIYSSDTRSKLVYLVEARPDPAGAARLKPGQPLEVTPQ; translated from the coding sequence ATGCAACCTGGAATTATCACTCAGAGGATTGCTTTTGCCATGATGCTGAAATCCCGCCTCCGCATTCTATTGCTCTTTCCCGCCCTCTCCCTTCTCATCCTCTCTGCCTGCAATCGTGACCCCGCCACCTCCTGGCAGGGCTATGCTGAAGGGGAGTATGTCTACGTCGCCGCCCAGCGGAGTGGACGTTTGCTGGAGATGGCAGTTCGCAAGGGGGAGACCGTCAACGCCGGCACCCCTCTCTTCCGCCTCGACCCCGAACCGGAAGCGACCGCTGTCGCCGAAGCACAGCAACGCCTGGAACAGGCGGGCTTTCGCCGCGACGATCTTGGCAGTGGTGAGCGGCCGAGCGAAATCGCCGCCCTGCAAGCGCAACGCGAACAGGCACGGGTGGCACGGGATCTGGCACAAAAGGAATTGATCCGCCAGGAGAGCCTCTTTGCCGAGAATGTGACCTCCCGGGAGCTCCTCGACCGCAGCCGTGCCGCAGCGCAACAGACCGCCGCCGTTGTTGCCGAGCTCGACGCCCGTTTGACTACCGCCCGTCTCGGCGGTCGAATCGGTCAGCGCCAGGCCTTGAGTGCCGAAGCAGCCGCCCTTGGCGAGGCGCTGCGGCAGGCGGAGTGGCATTTGAGCCAGAAGAGTCCAACCGCACCGCAAAGCGGACTGGTCTTTGACACCCTTTTTGAGGTCGGCGAACTTATCCCGTCCGGAACACCGGTGGTGATCCTCCTCCCTGAGACCGGCAGGAAAGCCCGTTTCTACGTCCCCGAACCGCAGCTCGCCGGACTTCACCCCGGCGACAAAGTCATGCTGCGCTTCGACGGCGGAGAACTGCCGGCGACGATCAGCTTTATCTCGCCGCAAGCCGAGTACACCCCGCCGGTGATCTATAGCAGCGACACTCGCAGCAAACTCGTCTATCTCGTCGAGGCCCGTCCCGATCCCGCCGGGGCAGCACGCCTCAAACCCGGACAACCGCTGGAGGTGACGCCGCAATGA
- a CDS encoding amino acid ABC transporter substrate-binding protein, which yields MMLWKNKNNHYLWMHTLCALAVFFWACAALAGEEPIGVVGFSQQEALMLGEKIYRKGILPSGEPVTAIVKGDIPVDGTMFSCESCHMRSGIGSFEGGVLTTATNGANLYKAQFNFRDLTPDEIRKLPRYMLSQYLAPPRRPPYTDESLAVSLRLGIDPTGRELHSVMPRYLLDDREMKILVHYLKSLSAELSPGVTDTTIRFATIITDDVSAEEVDAAMAPLEKYILGRKKREKSIETRAKNYGIFGMTMDLSYRRISLSRWELKGSPDTWRKQLEEHYRREPVFALLGGITNGEWKPIHEFSEENRIPCIFPITDFPVISKSDWYTLYFSKGYYQEGEAVARHLGMTINLPHDKTVVQIYYNTREGRAFSSGFSETWQGLARQLPVNRILQAGEKLPPDFLRGLADKKNPPVVLLWLGPEAFPALETIAASANRPEMIYLSSSLLHENLEKLPEQSRGFTYITYPYALPRVKTLALNPSTAKGPQTTIDRRIPAKRYSTGVILTDALMMMGTDFYRDRFLEVIDMLQDKPQPYTDYERLSFGPGQRYAAKGCYIVQLTPGASPELVKKSEWVIH from the coding sequence ATGATGTTATGGAAAAACAAGAACAATCACTACCTGTGGATGCACACTCTTTGTGCTCTGGCGGTTTTCTTCTGGGCCTGCGCTGCCTTGGCGGGAGAAGAACCGATCGGAGTCGTCGGGTTTTCGCAGCAAGAGGCCCTGATGCTCGGAGAAAAAATCTACCGGAAGGGGATATTGCCGTCAGGCGAACCGGTCACTGCGATTGTGAAGGGAGACATACCGGTCGACGGGACCATGTTTTCCTGCGAAAGCTGTCATATGAGGAGTGGCATCGGGTCGTTTGAAGGGGGGGTTTTGACGACTGCCACCAACGGGGCAAACCTGTATAAGGCACAATTTAATTTCCGCGATCTCACCCCTGACGAAATCAGGAAACTCCCCCGCTATATGCTTTCCCAGTATCTGGCCCCTCCCCGCCGACCGCCTTATACCGATGAATCCCTTGCCGTCTCTCTGCGGCTCGGCATCGATCCGACAGGCAGAGAATTGCATTCCGTCATGCCCCGCTATCTTCTCGACGACAGGGAGATGAAGATCCTCGTGCATTATCTGAAGAGTCTCTCCGCAGAATTATCCCCTGGAGTGACGGACACAACTATTCGCTTTGCGACGATCATTACCGATGATGTCAGCGCAGAAGAAGTTGATGCGGCGATGGCACCATTGGAGAAATATATCCTTGGCCGGAAAAAGAGAGAGAAGTCCATTGAGACACGGGCTAAAAACTACGGCATTTTTGGCATGACCATGGATCTGTCGTATCGAAGAATATCCCTGTCGCGCTGGGAACTAAAAGGTTCACCGGACACTTGGCGAAAACAGTTAGAAGAACATTATCGGAGAGAGCCGGTCTTTGCCCTTCTGGGAGGCATAACCAACGGCGAGTGGAAACCGATCCATGAATTCAGTGAAGAAAATCGTATCCCGTGCATCTTCCCTATCACCGATTTTCCTGTCATCTCAAAGAGCGATTGGTACACTCTCTATTTTTCAAAGGGGTATTATCAGGAAGGGGAGGCGGTTGCCCGTCACCTCGGAATGACGATCAACCTTCCTCATGATAAGACCGTTGTCCAGATTTACTACAATACGCGGGAAGGGAGGGCCTTCAGTTCGGGTTTTTCGGAAACATGGCAAGGACTCGCTCGCCAATTACCGGTCAACAGGATACTTCAGGCCGGAGAGAAGCTCCCACCGGATTTCCTGCGAGGACTGGCAGACAAGAAGAATCCCCCTGTCGTTCTTCTCTGGCTCGGCCCAGAAGCGTTCCCGGCGCTGGAAACCATTGCAGCGAGTGCGAACCGCCCTGAGATGATCTATCTTTCCTCAAGCCTGCTGCATGAAAATCTCGAAAAACTGCCGGAGCAGTCAAGAGGTTTTACCTACATTACCTACCCTTACGCCCTCCCGCGAGTCAAGACATTAGCGCTGAACCCTTCTACGGCAAAGGGGCCACAAACAACCATTGACCGAAGAATACCCGCTAAAAGATATTCAACCGGTGTTATCTTGACCGATGCCTTGATGATGATGGGTACCGATTTTTATCGTGACCGTTTCCTTGAGGTCATTGACATGCTTCAAGACAAGCCCCAACCCTATACCGATTACGAACGCCTGAGCTTCGGACCGGGGCAGCGTTACGCCGCAAAGGGGTGCTACATCGTACAATTGACGCCAGGGGCTTCCCCCGAATTGGTGAAAAAGAGTGAATGGGTGATTCATTGA
- a CDS encoding cytochrome C, which produces MKNWKKTAAVLILGLAVSAASALADNDHAAFITGPLESGPEVTKACIKCHDKQAGDFMKTAHWNWTLDQTVHGQKVKRGKANAINNFCTAIAGSEIFCATCHTGYGMTDINTYDFSDKSNIDCLVCHDTTGTYSKAAGTGGLPAKNVDLLRVAQNVGKPVRDNCGVCHFFGGGGDAVKHGDLDSSMSYPDKKTDVHMDSDGNDFVCQTCHETSNHQVPGNSLGVSPGGKSHFGCEKCHESAPHKESRLNQHAASVACQTCHIPYFAKNIATKMSWDWSTAGQDLPEDKHSYLKKKGSFTYAKMVVPEYAWYQDGASDVNLTGEKIDPTKVTKIAYPTSTIKDKGAKITPFKVHRGKQIYDKKNKVFITARVYGADGYWSTFDWDKAARLGMDANPVMREKGITYSGEYGFAPTEMYWKLNHMVSPKEDALKCLDCHGDNSRMKWKELGFGGDPMTDKKAAAKR; this is translated from the coding sequence ATGAAAAACTGGAAAAAGACCGCAGCGGTGCTCATCCTCGGACTGGCCGTTTCTGCTGCCTCGGCGCTGGCTGATAACGACCACGCAGCGTTCATCACCGGCCCGCTGGAGAGCGGGCCAGAGGTGACCAAAGCCTGCATCAAATGCCATGACAAACAGGCCGGGGACTTCATGAAGACCGCGCATTGGAACTGGACCCTCGATCAGACTGTCCACGGCCAGAAGGTCAAGCGCGGCAAGGCCAACGCCATTAATAATTTCTGCACCGCCATTGCCGGTAGCGAGATCTTCTGCGCAACCTGTCACACCGGCTACGGCATGACCGACATCAATACTTACGACTTCAGTGACAAGTCAAATATCGACTGTCTCGTCTGCCACGATACCACCGGCACCTACTCCAAGGCGGCCGGCACCGGCGGCCTCCCCGCCAAAAACGTCGATCTGCTCCGCGTCGCCCAGAACGTCGGCAAACCGGTCCGCGATAACTGCGGCGTCTGCCACTTCTTCGGCGGCGGCGGCGATGCCGTCAAGCACGGTGACCTTGATTCATCTATGTCCTACCCGGACAAAAAGACCGACGTCCATATGGATTCCGACGGAAACGACTTTGTCTGCCAAACCTGTCACGAGACGAGCAATCATCAGGTTCCCGGCAACTCCCTTGGTGTCTCCCCCGGCGGAAAGAGTCACTTCGGTTGCGAGAAGTGTCACGAGTCCGCTCCCCACAAGGAGTCACGCCTGAACCAGCACGCTGCCTCTGTGGCCTGCCAGACCTGCCACATCCCTTACTTCGCCAAGAACATTGCGACCAAGATGTCCTGGGACTGGTCGACTGCCGGACAGGATCTTCCGGAAGACAAACACTCATATCTGAAGAAAAAAGGATCTTTCACCTACGCCAAGATGGTCGTCCCCGAATACGCCTGGTACCAGGACGGCGCCAGCGACGTCAATCTGACCGGAGAGAAGATCGATCCGACCAAGGTGACCAAAATCGCCTATCCGACCTCGACGATCAAGGACAAAGGCGCCAAGATCACCCCGTTCAAGGTGCATCGCGGCAAACAGATTTACGACAAAAAGAACAAAGTCTTCATTACCGCCCGCGTCTACGGTGCAGACGGCTACTGGAGCACCTTCGACTGGGACAAGGCCGCCAGACTCGGCATGGACGCCAACCCGGTCATGCGTGAAAAAGGGATTACCTATAGCGGCGAATATGGTTTTGCTCCGACTGAAATGTACTGGAAGCTTAACCACATGGTCTCGCCGAAGGAAGATGCCCTCAAGTGCCTCGACTGCCATGGCGACAATAGCCGGATGAAGTGGAAAGAGCTCGGCTTCGGCGGCGATCCCATGACCGACAAGAAGGCCGCTGCGAAAAGATAA
- a CDS encoding DUF3373 domain-containing protein: MKKFVAICATALFLAPAVLCAETGTAELQLKLDELTKELAEISSRVDATEKHTATDRIQFTGDLRVKADTLHYQDSTWNPAIKVDYTDFFNKVGAAMGPGPSYPLGTFGAFNPNDPDGDGNPLTNGPVAVDYTQNPSALDKMFSNLYTQNQAMYYDLFTKMNNYFGLGQVPGVGPFPLLNTAPKTGDIDNDILYTTRLRLNMKANVADNVDFAGRLAMYKNWGDSTGVKVFDSWNAFTMDGTDGGNTTGDFLRVERAYFDWKDIGGSNLYLSIGRRPSTYGPPGQYRENEMRGGTPSGHLVNFNFDGITAGYKLGEHTGVEGQVVRFCYGQGFESQVGNGELYGDITTKDTHLGGFNVDVINDGTNFVQLTAFAAMDVVDGFKGTFAFPTQLAAIFAPTMYQDMQKFPTFNFVTRYQPSSVIGDIMLAGIGAAREEDNGLNYFGSLGWTQLRPNGEAGLFGGMGTDAVFEAQLNADGSEVIMMPARAENDDNHDGYGIYAGVQIPAPAGKLGLEYNYGSKYWTPFTQAQDDMLGSKLATRGHVGEAYYIFDINPNMFIKVGGLYYDYEYTNSGSPVGAPQKVSDVLDGTAYSMLPVADTAWDGYASLTVKF; encoded by the coding sequence ATGAAAAAGTTTGTCGCCATCTGCGCCACCGCCCTCTTCCTCGCCCCGGCCGTGCTCTGCGCTGAAACCGGCACCGCCGAATTACAGCTCAAACTCGACGAGCTCACCAAAGAACTGGCTGAAATCTCCAGTCGCGTCGACGCCACCGAGAAACATACCGCTACTGACCGCATTCAGTTCACCGGCGATCTGCGCGTCAAGGCCGATACCCTGCATTATCAGGATTCAACCTGGAATCCGGCGATCAAAGTTGACTATACGGACTTTTTTAACAAGGTCGGAGCGGCAATGGGCCCAGGACCTTCTTATCCTCTCGGCACTTTCGGCGCGTTTAATCCGAATGATCCGGATGGCGACGGAAATCCCCTGACAAATGGCCCTGTAGCTGTCGATTACACACAAAATCCGTCGGCTCTGGACAAGATGTTTTCGAACTTGTACACCCAGAACCAGGCAATGTATTATGATCTATTCACGAAGATGAATAACTATTTTGGCCTCGGCCAGGTTCCGGGCGTCGGTCCCTTCCCGCTTTTGAACACTGCGCCCAAAACCGGCGACATCGACAACGACATCCTCTACACCACTCGCCTGCGCCTGAACATGAAGGCCAATGTCGCTGACAATGTTGACTTTGCCGGTCGCCTCGCCATGTACAAAAACTGGGGCGATTCGACCGGGGTCAAAGTCTTCGATTCCTGGAATGCTTTCACCATGGACGGCACCGACGGCGGCAACACCACCGGCGATTTCCTGCGCGTCGAGCGCGCCTACTTTGACTGGAAGGACATCGGCGGCAGCAACCTCTATCTCTCCATCGGCCGCCGCCCCTCCACCTACGGCCCTCCGGGACAGTATCGTGAAAACGAAATGCGCGGCGGCACTCCCTCCGGCCATCTCGTCAACTTCAACTTTGACGGCATCACTGCCGGTTACAAACTCGGCGAGCATACCGGCGTCGAAGGTCAGGTCGTACGCTTCTGCTACGGTCAGGGATTTGAATCACAGGTTGGTAACGGTGAACTCTACGGCGACATCACTACGAAAGACACCCATCTCGGTGGCTTCAATGTTGACGTCATCAACGATGGCACCAACTTTGTGCAGTTGACCGCCTTTGCCGCCATGGATGTCGTTGACGGCTTCAAAGGAACCTTTGCTTTCCCGACCCAGCTCGCGGCGATCTTTGCCCCAACCATGTATCAGGACATGCAAAAATTCCCGACCTTCAACTTCGTGACCCGCTATCAGCCCTCCAGCGTCATCGGCGACATCATGCTTGCCGGCATCGGTGCGGCCCGCGAGGAGGATAACGGCCTCAACTACTTCGGCTCCTTGGGCTGGACCCAGCTGCGTCCGAATGGCGAAGCGGGTCTGTTCGGCGGCATGGGAACTGACGCAGTCTTTGAAGCACAGCTCAATGCCGACGGCAGCGAGGTCATCATGATGCCGGCCCGTGCTGAGAACGACGACAATCACGACGGCTACGGCATCTATGCCGGTGTGCAGATCCCGGCTCCGGCCGGCAAACTCGGCCTCGAATACAACTACGGCTCCAAGTACTGGACCCCCTTCACCCAGGCCCAGGATGACATGCTCGGCAGCAAACTTGCCACCCGTGGTCATGTTGGTGAGGCTTACTACATCTTCGACATCAACCCCAATATGTTCATCAAAGTCGGTGGCCTTTACTACGATTACGAGTACACTAACAGTGGCTCACCGGTCGGCGCTCCGCAAAAAGTTTCGGATGTTCTCGACGGCACCGCCTATTCGATGCTGCCGGTCGCCGATACTGCTTGGGACGGCTATGCTTCACTGACCGTCAAGTTCTAA
- a CDS encoding cytochrome C oxidase Cbb3, with the protein MTTIRTFIVLLLATVLATGLAFAATGGNPKKGKALYKKNCKECHSTGAVGGEISPLSKTQAQWDRFFDKDVHSKNPDAVKNISPADMKDIQQYLYDHAADSDQPQTCG; encoded by the coding sequence ATGACCACCATCCGTACCTTCATCGTCCTTCTCCTTGCAACTGTCCTTGCCACCGGCCTCGCTTTTGCCGCCACAGGGGGAAATCCCAAAAAAGGGAAAGCCCTTTACAAAAAGAACTGTAAAGAGTGTCACTCCACCGGAGCTGTCGGCGGCGAGATCTCTCCTCTCTCCAAGACTCAGGCACAGTGGGATCGTTTCTTCGATAAAGACGTCCACAGCAAAAACCCTGATGCCGTGAAGAATATCTCGCCCGCGGATATGAAAGACATCCAGCAGTACCTCTACGATCATGCGGCCGATTCTGACCAGCCGCAGACTTGTGGTTAA
- a CDS encoding periplasmic polysaccharide biosynthesis/export protein, translating into MNIHRLIVIIVSLLFLTFWSALAGSAESDYQIGPGDVLKISIYDHPDLMTVARVDNEGYILLPLAGRVQVGGLTPSSASQTIAAALGDDYIVNPQASVFVQEFRSKKVFIIGEVVRPGLYELSGPTTLLELVSKAGGLTRGAGHNATIRRNGANGTAGEKNIEVNIAELLQSGSETVNLLLLDGDSITIPKAAVIYVTGQVNRPSALPVEPDTTVIKAITMAGGFTALASQGKIKIIRKINGVEQILEKVPLHEKLMPEDVMVVPESFF; encoded by the coding sequence ATGAACATTCATCGTCTTATTGTCATTATCGTGTCACTTCTCTTCCTGACATTCTGGAGTGCTCTCGCCGGCAGCGCTGAGAGCGATTACCAGATTGGTCCGGGTGATGTCCTGAAAATATCGATCTACGATCATCCTGACCTGATGACGGTTGCCCGGGTCGATAACGAAGGATATATCCTCCTGCCGCTGGCCGGACGGGTTCAGGTCGGTGGCTTGACCCCCTCCAGCGCTTCGCAGACGATTGCGGCAGCACTCGGTGACGATTATATCGTCAACCCGCAGGCATCGGTCTTTGTCCAGGAATTCCGCAGCAAGAAAGTCTTCATCATCGGTGAAGTGGTCCGCCCCGGTCTTTACGAACTGAGCGGCCCGACAACACTGCTGGAACTGGTTTCAAAAGCAGGCGGTCTGACCCGGGGTGCCGGACACAACGCGACAATCCGTCGTAACGGGGCGAACGGAACCGCCGGGGAGAAGAATATTGAAGTCAATATCGCCGAACTGCTGCAGTCCGGCTCCGAAACCGTCAATCTGCTACTGCTGGACGGAGACTCGATCACTATCCCCAAGGCGGCAGTCATCTATGTCACCGGACAGGTCAATCGCCCCTCGGCACTTCCCGTCGAGCCCGACACTACGGTGATCAAGGCCATTACTATGGCCGGCGGCTTCACTGCCCTGGCCTCACAAGGCAAGATCAAAATCATCCGTAAAATCAATGGCGTTGAACAAATTCTTGAAAAAGTTCCTCTCCACGAAAAGTTGATGCCGGAGGACGTCATGGTCGTCCCTGAAAGCTTCTTTTAG